DNA from Onychomys torridus chromosome 1, mOncTor1.1, whole genome shotgun sequence:
ccaggtcctctggaggagcagtcagtgcttttaactactgagccatctctccagccccatgactagtttcctgagacagagtttcgctctgctgtagcccacactggcctggaactcactatgtagctctggctagccttgaactcttggtagTCCTCTCATCGAAGCCTCTGCAGTCACAGGCATGAGCCCAGCACAGCCAGCTAGAACCTCGCCTGACCTTCAGTagcttttccccatttttctgaagacagagtcttactatgtagctctggctggcctggaactcacagagatctgccagcctcttcctctacctcctgagattaaaggtgtgtgtcaccctgGCCAGCTAGACATAGCTACATCCCTGACACCTCACCAGTGAGGTGACCTCCTCCTCTCCACATCCTCCCAGCCCTGTCCAATCCACCCTGGATCTGCATCCAGCTGTCTAAGAGCCTACCAAACCCCACCTTACTGACCACCTCACCCTTTTTTCGGTCAGAGGCAGGGAGGGCTGCCCTGGGGCCTCAGAGAGATgtgatggggaagggagggagggagagcctgTGATGTTGGGTCTGTTTTAGAACAATGCCAATGAGGTGACCTTCACCTGCAGCATCAGCTCCTTACCGTTTCTACTTACAGACTGAACCCCTATTGAGCCCCAGCCATTGCAAACAAGTGCTGCTCCCTGGAATCAGGAAGCCCAAGAGCCCACTCCCACTTGTCCTTGAGAGCCTGTGCCTGCTATCTCAGAGGAGGGGCCAGTGCTGAGCCTATCAGGCCTGATAATAAGGGAGGCAGTTGTTCTCAACTGCACCCAGAGACTTGGCCAAACCAGCCATGTTTGTGGGAGGCTAGGAGCTGGAGGCCTCTCTGCCCTATTGTGATTATAAGCAGATTTTCCCAAGCCTAAGCTCCACCCACTCTCCTCCATGTCTTTCTCCACAGGCCTACTGCCTGGCTCCTTTTGACCTCATCAAAGTCCGTCTACAAAACCAGACTGAGCCAAGGATGCAGATAGGGGGCTCTGAACCCCGGTACCGGGGGCCTGTGCACTGTGCAGTCTCCATCTTGAGAGAAGAAGGACCCCAGGGACTGTTCAGAGGATCCTGGGCTCTGGTGCTGAGGGACACCCCTACGTTGGGAATGTACTTTGTCACCTATGAAGGGCTGTGTCACCAGTACACACCAGAAGGCCAGAATCCCAgtaagtggggtggggtggggtgggggtacagcagaggctggggagatgctctgGTCTAGTCTGACTCCACCCTGGCTTCCTCTGCCCCAGGCTCAGCCACAGTACTGGTGGCAGGGGGCTTTGCAGGCATAGCCTCTTGGATCACAGCCACGCCTTTTGATGTTATCAAGTCCCGGATGCAGATGGACGGGCTGAAAGGGAGAAAGTACCGGGGGATGCTGGACTGTATGGCAAGCAGCTTCCGGCAGGAGGGGATAGGGGTCTTTTTCAAGGGCATGACCCTCAATAGTGCCCGTGCGTTTCCTGTCAATGCTGCCACCTTCCTTAGCTATGAGTACCTGCTGCGCTTGT
Protein-coding regions in this window:
- the Slc25a45 gene encoding solute carrier family 25 member 45 isoform X1; translated protein: MAKEAEGQEGKERLLLHPMASLPEDLRACQGTSPKPLLPDQRAVGLVLGHPFDTIKVRLQTQNTYQGIVDCILKTYRHESVRGFFKGMSFPIASVALVNSVLFGVYSNTLLALTATSHHERRAQPPSYTNIFIAGCTGGLLQAYCLAPFDLIKVRLQNQTEPRMQIGGSEPRYRGPVHCAVSILREEGPQGLFRGSWALVLRDTPTLGMYFVTYEGLCHQYTPEGQNPSSATVLVAGGFAGIASWITATPFDVIKSRMQMDGLKGRKYRGMLDCMASSFRQEGIGVFFKGMTLNSARAFPVNAATFLSYEYLLRLWR
- the Slc25a45 gene encoding solute carrier family 25 member 45 isoform X2, coding for MPAEEFVAGWISGAVGLVLGHPFDTIKVRLQTQNTYQGIVDCILKTYRHESVRGFFKGMSFPIASVALVNSVLFGVYSNTLLALTATSHHERRAQPPSYTNIFIAGCTGGLLQAYCLAPFDLIKVRLQNQTEPRMQIGGSEPRYRGPVHCAVSILREEGPQGLFRGSWALVLRDTPTLGMYFVTYEGLCHQYTPEGQNPSSATVLVAGGFAGIASWITATPFDVIKSRMQMDGLKGRKYRGMLDCMASSFRQEGIGVFFKGMTLNSARAFPVNAATFLSYEYLLRLWR